Proteins encoded together in one Deltaproteobacteria bacterium window:
- a CDS encoding FAD-dependent oxidoreductase — MTYRVSNIGIWLDEDESLLGKRAAEKLGVDARSVGELRVVRKILDARKRNHPRFVYQVDVQVEQGPRMPRLGGDVMLAPEADKPLPPVRAPEQMPIIVGLGPAGLFCALGLLERGVRSILIDRGRPVQPRRRDVAKLFRDGTLDPDSNMNFGEGGAGAYTDGKLATRVSHPQVRKVVETFAHFASLDRILTEGKPHVGSDLLPGAISAFRAHLEEQGCKVMWETRVDDLLYRDGRCVGVKLRSGEKLESDRVILAPGNSARELYERFAADGKLELEPKPFAVGFRVEHPQSMIDKLQYGAACGNPKLPAADYKLAENPVVGGKPRGVYSFCMCPGGIVVPTPTEEGMQCTNGMSNSHRSAKFANAGIVAAVTLEDFAHEGFTGPLAGLQWQRKWEKAAFVLGGGGYMAPAMRVSDYLANARPSALGDTTYRPGLTPADVNQLFPEPVKVALKEALRGFDRKMRGFASGEGVLIGIEARTSAPLRITRGDDFQATALRGLYPVGEGCGYAGGIVSAAVDGLRAAEQICVELAA; from the coding sequence ATGACCTACCGCGTCTCGAACATTGGCATCTGGCTCGACGAGGACGAGAGCCTGCTGGGCAAGCGCGCAGCCGAGAAGCTGGGCGTCGACGCCCGGTCGGTCGGTGAGCTGCGCGTGGTCCGGAAGATCCTCGACGCCCGCAAGCGCAACCACCCGCGCTTCGTGTACCAGGTCGACGTGCAGGTGGAGCAGGGCCCGCGCATGCCGCGCCTCGGCGGCGACGTGATGCTCGCGCCGGAAGCGGACAAGCCGCTGCCGCCGGTGCGTGCACCGGAGCAGATGCCGATCATCGTCGGGCTCGGTCCGGCGGGGCTGTTCTGCGCGCTGGGGCTCCTGGAGCGCGGCGTTCGCAGCATCCTCATCGACCGCGGTCGCCCTGTTCAGCCGCGCCGCCGCGACGTGGCCAAGCTCTTCCGCGATGGCACGCTCGACCCGGACAGCAACATGAACTTCGGCGAGGGCGGCGCCGGCGCGTACACCGACGGCAAGCTCGCCACGCGCGTGAGCCATCCTCAGGTCCGCAAGGTCGTCGAGACCTTCGCGCACTTCGCCAGCCTCGACCGCATCCTCACCGAGGGAAAGCCGCACGTCGGCTCGGACCTGCTGCCAGGCGCGATCTCGGCGTTCCGCGCGCACCTGGAAGAGCAGGGCTGCAAGGTGATGTGGGAGACGCGCGTCGACGATCTGCTCTACCGCGACGGCCGCTGCGTGGGCGTGAAGCTGCGCTCCGGCGAAAAGCTCGAGAGCGATCGCGTGATCCTCGCGCCGGGCAACTCCGCGCGAGAGCTGTACGAGCGCTTCGCCGCCGACGGCAAGCTCGAGCTCGAGCCCAAGCCGTTCGCGGTGGGGTTCCGCGTCGAGCATCCGCAGTCGATGATCGACAAGCTCCAGTACGGCGCCGCGTGCGGCAATCCCAAGCTGCCGGCCGCGGACTACAAGCTCGCCGAGAACCCGGTCGTGGGCGGGAAGCCGCGCGGCGTCTACAGCTTCTGCATGTGCCCGGGCGGCATCGTCGTCCCCACGCCGACCGAAGAGGGCATGCAGTGCACCAACGGCATGTCCAACAGCCACCGCTCGGCCAAGTTCGCCAACGCGGGCATCGTGGCCGCGGTGACCCTCGAAGACTTCGCGCACGAGGGCTTCACCGGGCCGCTCGCGGGCCTGCAGTGGCAGCGCAAGTGGGAGAAGGCCGCGTTCGTGCTCGGCGGCGGCGGGTACATGGCCCCGGCGATGCGCGTGTCGGACTACCTCGCGAACGCCAGGCCCAGCGCGCTCGGCGACACGACCTATCGCCCCGGCTTGACCCCGGCCGACGTGAACCAGCTCTTCCCCGAGCCGGTGAAGGTGGCGCTCAAGGAGGCGTTGCGCGGCTTCGACCGGAAGATGCGTGGCTTTGCCTCGGGCGAGGGCGTGCTCATCGGCATCGAGGCGCGGACCAGCGCGCCCTTGCGCATCACCCGCGGCGACGACTTCCAGGCGACGGCGCTTCGCGGCCTTTATCCAGTGGGCGAAGGCTGCGGGTACGCCGGCGGAATCGTCTCGGCGGCGGTGGACGGGCTGCGGGCCGCTGAGCAAATCTGCGTCGAACTCGCGGCGTAG
- the ndhC gene encoding NADH-quinone oxidoreductase subunit A, translated as MTMHDYLPLAIVLAVGGIMAALIAILGGALGPRRYSKIKQAPFECGSEVLDSAKQRFSVKFYVVALLFIVFDLETVFLYPWARNFNALGWFGYIEMLVFAFTLVVGLVYVWKKGALNWD; from the coding sequence ATGACCATGCACGACTACCTGCCCCTGGCCATCGTCCTCGCCGTGGGCGGAATCATGGCGGCGCTGATCGCCATCCTCGGTGGGGCGCTCGGCCCGCGCCGCTACTCCAAGATCAAGCAGGCGCCCTTCGAGTGCGGCTCCGAGGTGCTCGACTCGGCCAAGCAGCGCTTCAGCGTGAAGTTCTACGTGGTCGCCCTGCTCTTCATCGTCTTCGACCTCGAGACCGTGTTCCTCTACCCCTGGGCTCGCAACTTCAACGCGCTGGGCTGGTTCGGCTACATCGAGATGCTGGTGTTCGCGTTCACGCTGGTGGTGGGGCTGGTCTACGTGTGGAAGAAGGGCGCGCTGAACTGGGATTAG
- a CDS encoding NADH-quinone oxidoreductase subunit C, which produces MSQLALDRLKEKFGAAILETHHARGDDTAVVNAAQLVEICQFLKTDEALDFKLLESVTAVDRMLLPEASPRFEVIYHLYSVTKNKRVRLKVRVDEPAPGKNPEVPTVSTVWKTADWWERMVWDMYGITFTGHTNMKRLYMYEEFVGHPLRKDYPLKGRQPLVEERDFRDLVRGPGASPKTS; this is translated from the coding sequence ATGAGCCAGCTTGCCCTGGACCGCCTGAAGGAGAAGTTTGGCGCGGCGATCCTCGAGACCCACCACGCGCGCGGCGACGACACGGCCGTCGTCAACGCCGCGCAGCTGGTGGAGATCTGCCAGTTCCTGAAGACCGACGAGGCGCTCGACTTCAAGCTCCTCGAGAGCGTCACCGCCGTGGACCGCATGCTCTTGCCCGAGGCGAGCCCGCGGTTCGAGGTCATCTACCACCTGTACTCGGTGACCAAGAACAAGCGCGTGCGCCTCAAGGTCCGCGTGGACGAGCCCGCGCCGGGCAAGAACCCCGAGGTCCCCACCGTGTCCACCGTGTGGAAGACGGCCGACTGGTGGGAGCGCATGGTCTGGGACATGTACGGCATCACGTTCACCGGCCACACGAACATGAAGCGCCTTTACATGTACGAGGAGTTCGTGGGCCACCCGCTCCGCAAGGACTACCCGCTCAAGGGCCGCCAGCCGCTGGTGGAGGAGCGCGACTTCCGCGACCTCGTCCGTGGCCCCGGCGCCAGCCCCAAGACGTCTTAA
- a CDS encoding MerR family transcriptional regulator has protein sequence MRIGELAKKANVATSTVRFYERAGLLPRADRSSGRRVYDGSELDRLALIGFAQACGFTLAEVRTLLSGEKPGRARERWMPLAKAKLLELRQTEARLRGMRGLLTRLLDCQCVDVGECGRRIRSAASARPKR, from the coding sequence GTGCGCATCGGCGAGCTGGCCAAGAAGGCGAACGTGGCGACCTCGACGGTGCGCTTCTACGAGCGCGCGGGGCTCTTGCCGCGGGCGGATCGCAGCTCGGGCCGGCGCGTCTACGACGGGAGCGAGCTCGATCGGCTGGCGCTGATTGGTTTCGCGCAGGCGTGCGGGTTCACGCTGGCCGAGGTCCGCACGCTGCTCTCGGGAGAGAAGCCCGGCCGCGCGCGCGAACGCTGGATGCCGCTCGCCAAAGCCAAGCTTCTCGAGCTTCGGCAGACCGAAGCGCGGCTGCGCGGGATGCGTGGGCTCCTCACGCGCCTGCTCGATTGCCAGTGCGTGGACGTCGGCGAGTGCGGGCGACGGATTCGGTCGGCGGCTAGCGCACGGCCCAAGCGATGA
- a CDS encoding DUF308 domain-containing protein: protein MESLAKNWWMVVVRGVIALIFGLLCFSRPWSGLGALVMFFGLYAIFDGFFALISSVRAARGHQPWAPLVLQGITGLIIGFIALVFPSSAAIAMLLLVSAWAIITGVMEISAAFRLRKEIEGEWLLGLGGVLSLVLGVLMLVWPRAGMLGLVYLLGAYALAFGATLIMLGVKLHRRVPEAAV from the coding sequence ATGGAATCTCTCGCCAAGAACTGGTGGATGGTGGTGGTGCGCGGCGTGATCGCGCTGATCTTCGGCCTGCTCTGCTTCTCGCGGCCGTGGTCGGGGCTCGGCGCGCTGGTGATGTTCTTCGGCCTCTACGCCATCTTCGACGGCTTCTTCGCGCTCATCTCCTCCGTCCGCGCCGCGCGCGGCCACCAGCCCTGGGCGCCGCTGGTGCTCCAGGGCATCACCGGGCTCATCATCGGCTTCATCGCGCTCGTGTTCCCCTCGAGCGCGGCCATCGCCATGCTCCTCCTGGTGAGCGCGTGGGCCATCATCACCGGCGTGATGGAGATCTCCGCGGCCTTTCGGCTGCGCAAGGAGATCGAAGGCGAGTGGCTGCTCGGCCTGGGCGGCGTGCTCTCGCTGGTGCTGGGCGTGCTGATGCTGGTCTGGCCCAGAGCGGGGATGCTCGGGCTGGTGTACCTGCTCGGCGCCTACGCGCTGGCCTTCGGGGCCACGCTGATCATGCTCGGCGTGAAGCTGCACCGGCGCGTTCCCGAAGCGGCGGTCTGA
- a CDS encoding NADH-quinone oxidoreductase subunit B yields MSDADVSKNAVFTRRDEAVTGLKGIISKGLGWARKNSLFVYPYATACCGMEYMSVAASRYDIARFGAEFPRFSPRQADLLMVVGTINQKQAPILKRVYEQMCEPKWVVAFGVCASSGGFYDNYAVLQGIDRIIPVDVYIPGCPPRPEQILDGLMLLQDKISGQTHKLFDRSAPQKPSVDLTLR; encoded by the coding sequence ATGTCCGACGCCGACGTCTCCAAGAACGCCGTCTTCACCCGCCGCGACGAGGCCGTCACCGGCCTCAAGGGCATCATCTCCAAGGGCCTGGGCTGGGCGCGCAAGAACTCGCTCTTCGTCTACCCGTACGCCACCGCGTGCTGCGGCATGGAGTACATGAGCGTCGCCGCCAGCCGCTACGACATCGCCCGCTTCGGCGCCGAGTTCCCCCGCTTCTCGCCGCGCCAGGCTGATCTCTTGATGGTGGTGGGCACCATCAACCAGAAGCAGGCGCCGATCCTCAAGCGCGTCTACGAGCAGATGTGCGAGCCGAAGTGGGTGGTCGCCTTCGGCGTGTGCGCGAGCTCGGGCGGCTTCTACGACAACTACGCGGTGCTGCAGGGCATCGACCGCATCATCCCCGTCGACGTGTACATCCCCGGCTGCCCGCCGCGCCCGGAGCAGATCCTCGACGGCTTGATGCTGCTGCAGGACAAGATCTCCGGCCAGACGCACAAGCTCTTCGATCGCTCCGCGCCGCAGAAGCCGAGCGTCGACCTGACGCTGCGCTAG
- a CDS encoding ROK family protein, giving the protein MGSDLVAGVDLGGTSLLCVVADAQGKVRGEAAVETIRGKGADAVIDQVVQVLEASAKAAGVKVFDLGGLGVGPAGAVEPGTGVVRVAPNLGWKDVPLANLLRKRTGLSTVVDNDVHVAMLGEHAYGAAKGARSAVAIWVGTGIGGAIILDDELWLGNRGSAGEVGHTVLVNDGPKCGCGRRGCAEALASRTSMERDVRAQIKKGRKSVVLEIMKKKNKDRMTSSVVERALDKGDKVMHKVFHAAQDHVGDLAGNLINSLDPEVVVIGGGLAERFGERFVERIRVRAYSRLLNTANLNKVRIVSSALGSYSGALGACVLSRKHLAAGTGAGVRAVGVRRGADAP; this is encoded by the coding sequence ATGGGCTCCGACCTGGTGGCCGGTGTCGACCTGGGCGGCACGTCGCTGCTCTGCGTGGTGGCCGACGCGCAAGGCAAGGTTCGCGGCGAGGCCGCCGTCGAGACCATCCGCGGAAAGGGCGCGGACGCGGTGATCGACCAGGTGGTGCAGGTGCTCGAGGCCTCGGCGAAGGCCGCGGGCGTGAAGGTCTTCGACCTCGGCGGCCTGGGCGTTGGCCCTGCGGGCGCGGTGGAACCGGGCACCGGCGTGGTGCGCGTGGCCCCGAACCTCGGCTGGAAGGATGTGCCGCTCGCGAACCTGCTCCGCAAGCGCACCGGCCTCTCCACCGTCGTGGACAACGACGTGCACGTGGCCATGCTCGGCGAGCACGCCTACGGCGCGGCCAAGGGCGCGCGCTCGGCGGTGGCCATCTGGGTGGGCACGGGCATCGGCGGCGCGATCATCCTCGACGACGAGCTCTGGCTGGGGAACCGCGGCTCGGCCGGCGAGGTTGGCCACACCGTGCTCGTGAACGACGGCCCCAAGTGCGGCTGCGGTCGCCGTGGCTGCGCGGAGGCGCTCGCGAGCCGGACGTCGATGGAGCGCGACGTGCGCGCGCAGATCAAGAAGGGCCGCAAGAGCGTGGTCCTCGAGATCATGAAGAAGAAGAACAAGGACCGCATGACCTCCAGCGTGGTGGAGCGCGCGCTCGATAAGGGCGACAAGGTCATGCACAAGGTCTTCCACGCCGCGCAGGATCACGTGGGCGATCTGGCGGGAAACCTCATCAACTCGCTCGATCCGGAGGTCGTGGTCATCGGCGGCGGCCTGGCCGAGCGCTTCGGCGAGCGGTTCGTGGAGCGCATCCGCGTGCGCGCGTACAGCCGGCTGCTCAACACCGCCAACCTGAACAAGGTCCGCATCGTGTCTTCGGCGCTGGGCTCGTACTCGGGCGCGCTGGGCGCGTGCGTGCTCTCGCGCAAGCACCTCGCCGCCGGCACGGGCGCGGGCGTGCGCGCGGTGGGCGTCCGACGCGGCGCGGATGCCCCTTAA
- a CDS encoding NADH-quinone oxidoreductase subunit D encodes MATVPHSNEKVSEVNPSAGEPDELEADLPTRHMLVNFGPSHPAMHGTVRMRMELDGETIIKAEPEIGFLHRGFEKSCENSTWTQCLPYTDRLNYVSAMMNNFGYLHAVEKLAGIEIPERAKWIRTIASEMHRMCDHFTLVGAMALELGGFTAFLYGVEARELLWDRVSELTGARLTTTFGRVGGVERDLPVGFSEKLIATLNRCAELREEVDILLTRNRIFLDRTVKTGIISKEEAIDWGFTGPCLRACGVGYDVRKAAPYFAYDKLDFDVPVGSNGDNFDRYAIRVEELKQSDRIIRQALQNIPAGPVIVGDWRVALPPKPAVYATIEGVMAHFKLIIEGIQIPPGEAYGYTEAANGELGFYVVSDGSGRPYKVHCRAPGIPILSGLPSMIEGSLLADMVPTFDTINMIGGEVEQ; translated from the coding sequence ATGGCTACCGTTCCGCACAGCAACGAGAAGGTGAGTGAGGTCAACCCGAGCGCCGGCGAGCCCGACGAGCTCGAGGCGGATCTTCCCACCCGGCACATGTTGGTGAACTTCGGCCCGTCGCACCCGGCCATGCACGGCACCGTGCGCATGCGCATGGAGCTCGACGGCGAGACCATCATCAAGGCCGAGCCGGAGATTGGCTTCCTGCACCGCGGCTTCGAGAAGAGCTGCGAGAACAGCACCTGGACGCAGTGCCTGCCGTACACGGATCGGCTGAACTACGTGTCGGCGATGATGAACAACTTTGGCTACCTCCACGCGGTGGAGAAGCTCGCGGGCATCGAGATCCCCGAGCGCGCCAAGTGGATCCGCACCATCGCCAGCGAGATGCACCGCATGTGCGACCACTTCACGCTCGTGGGCGCCATGGCGCTCGAGCTGGGTGGCTTCACCGCGTTCCTCTACGGCGTGGAGGCCCGCGAGCTCTTGTGGGACCGCGTGAGCGAGCTCACCGGCGCGCGGCTCACGACGACGTTTGGCCGCGTGGGCGGCGTGGAGCGCGATCTCCCGGTGGGCTTCTCGGAGAAGCTCATCGCCACGCTGAACCGCTGCGCCGAGCTGCGCGAAGAGGTGGACATCCTCCTCACGCGCAACCGCATCTTCCTCGACCGCACGGTGAAGACGGGCATCATCAGCAAGGAAGAGGCCATCGACTGGGGCTTCACCGGTCCGTGCCTGCGCGCGTGCGGCGTGGGCTACGACGTGCGCAAGGCGGCGCCCTACTTCGCCTACGACAAGCTCGACTTCGACGTGCCGGTGGGCTCCAACGGCGACAACTTCGACCGCTACGCCATCCGCGTGGAGGAGCTGAAGCAGAGCGACCGCATCATCCGCCAGGCGCTGCAGAACATCCCCGCCGGCCCGGTGATCGTGGGCGACTGGCGCGTGGCGCTGCCGCCCAAGCCCGCCGTGTACGCCACCATCGAAGGCGTGATGGCGCACTTCAAGCTCATCATCGAGGGCATCCAGATCCCGCCGGGAGAGGCCTACGGCTACACCGAGGCCGCCAACGGCGAGCTGGGCTTCTACGTGGTGAGCGACGGCTCGGGCCGCCCGTACAAGGTCCACTGCCGCGCGCCGGGCATCCCCATCCTCTCGGGCCTGCCCAGCATGATCGAGGGCTCGCTCCTCGCCGACATGGTGCCGACCTTCGACACCATCAACATGATCGGTGGCGAGGTGGAGCAGTAG
- a CDS encoding ATP-binding protein translates to MSNALLTELETAAAQAVSERAAVKLAVSAPEGMGRTTLLQAFADRLHAQQRPAFVVPGHDAPAALLRALRPEATTLDAILGAPELAELDGERKLLAAELLAELVIPDLSRTATAALDDAGRREAAFVELARWLALHSGTGPLLLAFDDVHLADADSLAFIDYLAHLEERLPLVLLLSLDAAPEHAAPAFAAGWPAMREGFRALELGPLENDALEALLTARGASTADATRLVTVSRGNPGLALALLADPSAASFDALRLANVRALGEPAARLAQALAILGGEAPLDALGDVAPMDALERAGVVTRRDTTALLNDTRLRASLAKSVDDAQAKAWRLSAGAWAARTLEALAPSEFAARAEELVPLAAPAMSGPARSMWLEALADVRAGEGRRSALEQAVQDAVGVRKVVLLRRLADAQIFAGQPDAALRTLEPLGHTSPAPTPLPPGTAGAMLRARPRPLVDQWDALSPDAALAAVELGRAEALSHLVRRDDTIRAFEEAHHRLVRLEGPAAAQLWVRWAKTWAWFASEILGRPQQALEICGEVRRRVPAKDLQDDALMLHLLRAEVMASSGSGDFDRARTLAEQLVALTQRLGEKREECLAWNARAILHFGMGELAQAKKAFERSRDLGRTTGWLRREAIATHNLALVLTELGELERARASETLYGKLSVTIGNHAGKAEAPAVLAHVAIARGALAEADAFIVTARKHAEANGWAMLLAQTRALSGKSRLLRFAKTRDRLDLGRARSELLAALDELEERSTAWVEELDPGEIYALTAAALRLAGQDAAARETLERGAAKIPPQNVVSHQALAVGRAFVAREGLQQALGWFEARGYARVLAQWKALSQLA, encoded by the coding sequence ATGTCGAACGCCCTCCTCACCGAGCTCGAGACCGCAGCGGCCCAGGCCGTGAGCGAGCGCGCGGCCGTGAAGCTCGCGGTGTCCGCGCCGGAGGGCATGGGCCGCACCACCCTGCTCCAGGCGTTCGCCGACAGGCTCCATGCGCAGCAGAGGCCCGCCTTCGTCGTCCCCGGACACGACGCGCCCGCCGCCCTGCTCCGCGCGCTGCGCCCCGAGGCCACGACGCTGGACGCCATCCTCGGCGCGCCCGAGCTCGCCGAGCTCGACGGCGAGCGCAAGTTGCTCGCTGCGGAGCTGCTCGCTGAGCTCGTGATTCCGGATTTGTCCCGCACCGCCACGGCCGCGCTCGACGATGCAGGTCGCCGCGAGGCCGCCTTCGTGGAGCTCGCGCGTTGGCTGGCGCTTCACTCGGGCACAGGACCTCTGCTGCTCGCCTTCGACGACGTGCACCTCGCCGACGCCGACTCGCTCGCGTTCATCGATTACCTGGCGCACCTCGAGGAGCGGCTGCCGCTGGTGCTGCTGCTCTCGCTCGACGCGGCGCCGGAGCACGCTGCGCCGGCCTTCGCCGCCGGCTGGCCCGCGATGCGCGAGGGCTTTCGTGCACTGGAGCTGGGACCGCTCGAGAACGACGCGCTCGAAGCGCTGCTCACTGCGCGGGGCGCGTCGACCGCCGACGCAACCCGGCTCGTGACCGTGTCGCGCGGAAATCCCGGGCTGGCGTTGGCGCTGCTCGCCGATCCCTCGGCCGCGAGCTTCGACGCGCTCCGTCTGGCGAACGTCCGCGCGCTCGGCGAGCCCGCAGCTCGACTCGCGCAGGCGCTGGCCATCCTCGGCGGCGAGGCGCCGCTGGACGCGCTGGGCGACGTGGCGCCGATGGACGCGCTCGAGAGAGCAGGCGTCGTCACCCGACGCGACACAACAGCGCTGCTGAACGACACCCGGTTGCGTGCGTCGCTCGCGAAGTCGGTCGATGACGCGCAAGCAAAGGCCTGGCGTCTCTCTGCGGGTGCCTGGGCCGCGCGCACGCTCGAGGCGCTCGCGCCGAGCGAGTTTGCGGCGCGCGCCGAGGAGCTGGTGCCGTTGGCTGCGCCGGCGATGTCCGGTCCGGCGCGGTCGATGTGGCTGGAGGCGCTCGCCGACGTGCGCGCGGGCGAGGGCCGGCGCTCGGCGCTGGAGCAGGCCGTTCAGGACGCCGTCGGCGTGCGCAAGGTGGTGCTCCTGCGCCGGCTGGCCGATGCGCAGATCTTCGCGGGCCAGCCCGATGCCGCGCTGCGCACCCTGGAGCCGCTTGGACACACCTCGCCGGCGCCCACCCCGCTGCCGCCCGGAACCGCAGGCGCCATGCTGCGCGCCCGGCCGCGGCCGCTCGTCGACCAATGGGACGCGCTCTCGCCCGACGCCGCCCTGGCCGCGGTGGAGCTCGGCCGCGCCGAGGCGCTCTCACACCTGGTGCGCCGCGACGACACCATCCGCGCGTTCGAAGAGGCGCACCACCGGCTGGTTCGGCTCGAGGGTCCGGCGGCGGCGCAGCTCTGGGTGCGCTGGGCCAAGACGTGGGCGTGGTTCGCGTCGGAGATCCTGGGGCGGCCGCAGCAGGCGCTGGAGATCTGCGGCGAGGTGCGGCGGCGCGTGCCCGCCAAGGACCTCCAGGACGACGCGCTGATGCTGCATCTGTTGCGCGCCGAGGTGATGGCCTCGTCGGGCTCGGGCGACTTCGATCGCGCCCGGACGCTGGCCGAGCAGCTGGTCGCGCTCACCCAGCGCCTGGGCGAGAAGCGCGAGGAGTGCCTCGCGTGGAACGCGCGGGCCATCCTCCACTTCGGCATGGGAGAGCTCGCGCAGGCGAAGAAGGCCTTCGAGCGCAGCCGCGACCTGGGCCGCACCACCGGCTGGCTGCGCCGCGAGGCCATCGCCACCCACAACCTCGCGCTGGTGCTCACCGAGCTGGGCGAGCTCGAGCGCGCTCGCGCCTCGGAGACGCTCTACGGCAAGCTCTCCGTCACCATCGGCAACCACGCGGGCAAGGCCGAGGCGCCCGCGGTGCTCGCGCACGTGGCCATCGCTCGAGGCGCGCTCGCCGAGGCCGACGCCTTCATCGTCACCGCGCGCAAGCACGCCGAGGCCAACGGCTGGGCCATGCTCCTCGCCCAGACCCGCGCGCTCTCCGGCAAGAGCCGCCTGCTCCGCTTCGCCAAGACGCGCGACCGGCTCGACCTCGGCCGCGCCCGCAGCGAGCTCCTCGCCGCCCTCGACGAGCTCGAGGAGCGGTCAACGGCATGGGTCGAAGAGCTCGACCCCGGCGAGATCTACGCCCTCACCGCCGCCGCCCTCCGCCTCGCCGGCCAGGACGCGGCTGCCCGCGAAACCCTCGAGCGCGGCGCCGCCAAGATCCCGCCGCAGAACGTGGTCTCGCACCAGGCGCTGGCCGTGGGGCGCGCCTTCGTGGCCCGGGAAGGCCTTCAGCAGGCGCTCGGCTGGTTCGAGGCGCGCGGCTACGCCCGGGTGCTCGCCCAGTGGAAGGCGCTTTCGCAGCTCGCTTGA
- a CDS encoding FHA domain-containing protein codes for MLSLEIRAGANPQKLALEGRLVLGAAHGLPEGALALEPRGDHAIASAKAEAQIGAQKLAAGSRRLLRPGDVVKIGAVEVALVALPDAAPQTKLLARAMLRGTPMPVKPGLPSLLWLNGPDIGRRVVLMEQATFVGRGEGCVARVSDALASRMHAKLVRTGDSFQVVDLMSANGVLVDGVRLTGSQSLRGGETIQIGNTILAFEKPLEPQRPTPPPEPTKPVEPKVVAPEPKPEPVETPEPQPKKKRQPALAGFEVMLMGLALFAAGAGAVVIAWAVR; via the coding sequence ATGCTCTCCCTCGAAATCCGCGCGGGCGCCAACCCCCAGAAGCTCGCCCTCGAAGGCCGCCTGGTGCTCGGCGCCGCGCACGGCCTGCCCGAAGGCGCTCTGGCCCTGGAGCCACGCGGTGACCACGCGATCGCCTCCGCGAAGGCCGAGGCGCAGATCGGCGCGCAGAAGCTCGCGGCGGGTTCGCGTCGGCTGCTGCGGCCGGGCGACGTGGTGAAGATCGGTGCGGTCGAGGTGGCGCTCGTCGCCCTGCCCGACGCCGCGCCCCAGACCAAGCTGCTCGCGCGCGCGATGCTGCGCGGGACGCCGATGCCGGTGAAGCCGGGCCTGCCGTCGCTGCTCTGGCTCAACGGTCCGGACATCGGCCGGCGCGTGGTGCTCATGGAGCAGGCCACGTTCGTCGGCCGCGGCGAAGGTTGCGTGGCCCGCGTGAGCGACGCGCTCGCGTCGCGCATGCACGCCAAGCTCGTCCGAACAGGCGATTCGTTTCAGGTCGTGGATCTGATGAGCGCCAACGGCGTGCTCGTCGACGGCGTGCGGCTCACGGGCTCCCAGAGCCTGCGCGGCGGCGAGACGATTCAGATTGGCAACACGATCCTGGCGTTCGAGAAGCCGCTCGAGCCGCAGCGTCCGACGCCGCCGCCCGAGCCGACCAAGCCCGTGGAGCCCAAGGTCGTCGCGCCCGAGCCGAAGCCCGAGCCCGTCGAGACGCCGGAACCGCAGCCGAAGAAGAAGCGCCAGCCCGCGCTGGCCGGCTTCGAGGTGATGCTCATGGGCCTGGCGCTCTTCGCCGCGGGCGCCGGCGCGGTGGTCATCGCTTGGGCCGTGCGCTAG
- a CDS encoding SDR family NAD(P)-dependent oxidoreductase, with protein MGDTQKALVTGASSGIGYALCKKLAARGVEVWVSARRQELLDKLVGEITAAGGKAHPFVLDVSRADETHDKLLKLDADVGGIDLVVANAGLGGEQGARTVVETGWKEVRDLFQVNLLGAAATLTPFVKPMVERKKGHLVGVSSIAARLPIPRGAPYGASKAGLTFLLESMDIELRALGVPVTVVEPGFVRTPMSDQLVNDPRPFLVEVDDAAEIIDRGIQRQARMVRFPWILGAISSSTNALPRAFSAPLIRNATKPRA; from the coding sequence ATGGGCGACACCCAGAAGGCGCTGGTGACCGGCGCATCCAGCGGCATCGGCTACGCGCTGTGCAAGAAGCTCGCGGCGCGCGGCGTGGAGGTCTGGGTCTCTGCGCGTCGGCAAGAGCTGCTCGACAAACTCGTCGGCGAGATCACCGCCGCGGGCGGCAAGGCGCACCCCTTCGTCCTCGACGTGAGCCGCGCCGACGAGACCCACGACAAGCTCCTCAAGCTCGACGCCGATGTCGGCGGCATCGACCTCGTCGTCGCCAATGCGGGGCTCGGCGGTGAGCAGGGCGCGCGCACCGTGGTGGAGACCGGCTGGAAAGAGGTTCGCGATCTCTTCCAGGTGAACCTGCTTGGCGCGGCGGCCACGCTCACGCCGTTCGTGAAGCCCATGGTGGAGCGCAAGAAGGGCCACCTGGTGGGGGTGTCGAGCATTGCGGCGCGGCTGCCCATTCCGCGCGGCGCGCCCTACGGCGCGAGCAAGGCCGGGCTCACCTTTCTCCTCGAGAGCATGGACATCGAGCTGCGCGCGCTGGGCGTCCCGGTGACGGTGGTTGAGCCCGGCTTCGTGCGCACGCCCATGAGCGATCAGCTCGTGAACGATCCGCGGCCGTTCCTGGTGGAAGTCGACGACGCCGCCGAGATCATCGACCGCGGCATCCAGCGCCAGGCGCGCATGGTGCGCTTCCCGTGGATCCTGGGCGCCATCTCCAGCAGCACCAATGCGTTGCCCCGCGCGTTCTCGGCGCCGCTCATCCGCAACGCGACCAAGCCGCGCGCCTGA